The Huiozyma naganishii CBS 8797 chromosome 3, complete genome genome contains a region encoding:
- the KNAG0C06210 gene encoding uncharacterized protein (similar to Saccharomyces cerevisiae YAP6 (YDR259C) and CIN5 (YOR028C); ancestral locus Anc_5.619), which produces MSDNDVNSNSNNDQTHSTDTATAEQLKKNPMNIRDLSNPLDEYRGQVQDHIAVQRSTNRLVDGLGNENWDRTNDNINANSPHDTNDNNNNSIIYLSHKNAVGAFPGNHGIQCAPPGVQSQPTFAYPQHLLHVQPAGNNPGINQQAQMPLYPGPMFPVVTRIPTPLRPAAAQTRMGFPGTMQPPVTTTASRINPGTVTLQNSPTGPSHDTNLHETTTTTTEPNNSIYSSSPMALPPPLAPAGTFIQRPMVWLPPQQQPVGAPPPPPPNEEDESDEERKAQYPPLSHLYGMAQYNHISKNLKSLRDSKRAVQNRNAQKAFRLRKEKYMRLLEDKAMKYEQLYREHEALQREILNLRNRIYQLEQQLRAVTGNCNNVAPSAPP; this is translated from the coding sequence ATGAGCGACAATGATGTGAACAGCAATAGTAATAATGACCAGACGCATAGCACAGATACTGCAACGGCGGAAcagttgaaaaaaaatccaATGAATATTCGAGATTTGTCCAACCCACTAGACGAGTACAGAGGGCAAGTGCAGGACCACATCGCCGTTCAAAGATCAACAAATCGTCTGGTGGATGGTCTCGGTAATGAAAACTGGGACCGTACTAATGATAATATTAATGCCAATTCTCCTCATGATACAAAtgacaataataataatagcATCATTTACCTCAGTCATAAGAACGCTGTTGGTGCGTTCCCCGGTAACCATGGCATACAGTGTGCCCCCCCAGGGGTACAGTCGCAACCAACGTTTGCATACCCACAACATTTGTTACACGTCCAACCGGCGGGCAACAACCCTGGAATAAACCAGCAGGCGCAGATGCCGCTATACCCTGGTCCCATGTTCCCCGTGGTCACAAGGATACCGACACCGCTCCGCCCTGCCGCTGCACAGACGCGTATGGGGTTCCCAGGGACGATGCAGCCACCAGTGACGACGACAGCATCCCGGATAAATCCGGGCACAGTAACGTTGCAGAACAGCCCGACGGGGCCCTCGCACGACACAAACTTACACGAGACAACTACTACGACTACTGAACCCAACAACAGCATATATTCTTCGTCACCAATGGcgttaccaccaccacttGCCCCCGCTGGCACGTTCATCCAAAGGCCCATGGTGTGGTTACCAcctcaacagcaaccgGTGGGTGCACCCCCACCGCCACCCCCaaacgaggaggacgagagCGACGAGGAGAGGAAAGCGCAGTACCCTCCTCTGTCGCATCTGTACGGCATGGCGCAATACAATCACATATCGAAGAATCTCAAATCGCTGAGGGACTCTAAGCGCGCAGTACAGAATAGAAACGCGCAGAAGGCGTTCCGGTTACGGAAGGAGAAGTACATGCGGCTACTGGAGGACAAGGCGATGAAGTACGAACAACTCTACCGCGAGCACGAGGCTTTGCAAAGAGAGATCCTGAACCTTAGGAACAGGATCTAC